The DNA sequence ATCTCGATTTAATACAGGCGCAGGTATGGTATTATAACAAAAATCAAACTGATCAAGCTTATTGTCTGAGCCAAGCTGATTTAATAGAATCGTATGGCAGTCTCCCATTGCCGCCTTAAAACATGCTTCCACACTTCTGGTTGTAACCGTTACCTCAGCGCCCATACGAAGGAGCTTCTGTGCAAGCACACGGCCACATCTTCCATATCCGGTGACAAGACATTTGCTGTTCTCAATATTAATATCACTCATCATAAAGCTTTCAGCTATAGCCCCCTCCGCCGTAGCAACTGCGTTCTTTAACGCCACACAATCATCCTTCATATAATCATAATATGGTACACCGGCTGCTGTACAGGCATCTGTCAGCCCGGATGGGAGCACTCCCCCGCATACAAAATCAAAAGCTGTAAGACTCCCTGCAATATTTTCTATCGCAAGCTCTGTACATCCATTGATATGGATTCCGTCTTTTGCAACCGGAACAGGTAATAACAATACCCTTTCTTCAACAGTACTGTCATTTCTGAAAGTTTCAGAAAGCATTGGCCAGCTGCTGTATTCATCCTCACAGTCTGGCACTTTATATGTTGTAACATATACTCCCTGTTCTTTTAAATATGCTGCCAGATAATGACAACGCATATCTCCGCCTATCATTACAAACTGTCTCAAATTATATCCTCCTTATAGACTTTCTTACATCTGTCATCTATTATAGATCATACTCTTTCCGATTACTGAATTATTACAGTCTAATCAGAAGAAATTCCTGTCTATGTAGTCTTTTACATATTCCTTCATGAAATCATACAAAGATTCACTTTGAACATTTTCTGTTATTGTCACCGAATAGATTGCAAATGCTTTCCCACCAATTAACAACACCACAGAACCTGCCTGCATTCCTGCATATATCGGGCATTTCAGATACTCAGGCAGCAGATACTTAACCGAGATCTGTTCATCTGTCCGCAAAAGCAGAGTTTCCGAAAAATGACATTCCCAGCCAACTGTCTCTGTATCTTCTTTTATTGTTCCATAAACAGAATCCGAAAGAACCGGTATCTTATTCTTTTGAAGTATATCATCAGTAATTACATGCTCCTGATAATTTGCTAGTCCGTAATTCATTAATTTTTTTGTATCTGCCCATTTATAGGTCTTATTTCCCGGCCACCCACAGCCAAGAAGGGCAACGATCAGTATTTTTCCATCCCGCTCCAACGCTCCGACATAACAATATCCTGCAGATCCGGTAAATCCCGTTTTTCCGGTCAAAGCTCCATCCATCATATTCAGAAAAGCATTATGATTGGAACAGCTAAAGCTTCTCGTTCCCCCTACATTTGTAAAGGAATATGTAGCTGTTCTTGTTATAGCAAGAAACTGTTCCCGTTTCGGTGACTCTCTGATACAATACCGCATGATCCGGGCAAGATCCTCTGCGGTCGTTCCGTGAATCCCATATTCATCCTTTGCATCCAGCCCATTAGGCGTAATAAAATGTGTATTTGTACAGCCGACTTCTATTGCTTTTCGATTCATCAGATCGGCAAATGCTTCAACGCTTCCACCAATATATTCAGCTATTGCAACAGCACTGTCGTTATGACTTTCAAGCATCAGCGAATAAAGCAGATCTTTTAACCGGTATTCTTCACCCTCTCTGATATTCAACTGAACATCCGGCATCTTTGCCGCATAAGAGGATACTATAACGATATCATCGGGATCACCATATTCCAGCGCAAGGATACAGGTTAAAATCTTCGTTGTACTGGCATTTGCCCGAACCTCTTCACCAGCTTTATCATACAGTACCCTGCCATTTTTTCCATCCAACAGGATAGCTGATAAAGCATGAAGGTCATTGTCCGAGAGCTTCACTTCTGAAGCAGTCCGACCGGTATTATTATCCTGCCTGATGCCCTCCGTTCGATAATATGGTATCTGGCATACAGGCATATTTAACGCTTTTACAGGGATCACGGAACCAAGCAGCACGGCTGCTGTCAGAAACCATGCAAACAGAAAACCTGCCGGAATTTTTTGTTTCATTCTTCCCGCAGGTTTCTTTCTTTTTTTATGATATTTTTTATATATTTCAGTCATATCATCACCGGATATATTCTTTATTCATAAAATTATATTCCGTATCCGGCTGCTTTATGACTCATTATCCAAACCAAGTGTGATCTCGTTTGCCTCTTCCTGAGCTTCTTTCTTGAAATCCTCAATCTTATCCGGGCTGATCATCGGAAGTTCTTCCGTGGATGCAACACCAAAGCTTCGCAGAAACTCTTCTGTTGTTCCAAAAAGAATCGGTCGTCCCGGAGCATCCAACCGTCCAACCTCATCTACTAATCCATATTCCATAAGCTTATTGATCGCATGTGCACAGGAAACTCCTCGAATAGCCTCTATCTCCGGTCTGGTGATTGGCTGTTTATAAGCTACGATTGATAAGGTTTCAAGAAGTACATCTGTCAGATTCGGCTTCTTAGGTGTACAGACAACCTTTGTAAGTACATCGTAGTATTCATTTCTGGTACATAATTGATAAGCGTTTTCAAGTTCTACCATCTTGATGCCACGATCTGACTGATTGTAGATCGCAAGTACCTCTTCCATCTGTTTGGACAGCTTTTTTATTTCCATCTCAAGTGCCTTTGCCAATCTGTCAACCGACACAGATTCTCCGATGGAAAACAGTATAGCCTCAACCGCAGATACAAGATATTCTGTACTGTATTCTTTATAAGTAACCGGCTGTTTCTCTGTATTCTCCGGCGTCATATCTTGCTCACCTGCATCTGACAGATCTGCCTGAACTGTTCTGGATACATCTTCCTCATTACTCTTATCGCTGTCATATTCTTTTAAATTATATGCTGCTTCGTTCTCTTTTATCTTATCCATACCTGTTTTATCCTCGTCCTGTCTCATCCGTTTCATTATCAGCCTCTTAAATCGTGTCCGGCTTTTCCTCTGCGGAAGCAGACTCATTCGTATCTTCTTTATCTGCGCTGACAGTAAAACTGTTCAACTCATATGTTTCAATGTCATCCCGAGAATCAATGATGATCTCTCCAAAGATTTCTTCCTGCCGAATCTGGATCGCTCCGATTTTCATAAGCTCTAAGATTGCAAGAAACGTTACTATAATGTTCGACCTTGAAGCCTGCATCTCAAGCAGCGTCCGAAAGTTGATTCCGGCAAGTCCACGAACCTGTTCCCGAATCTCAGCCATCTTAGCTTCCAGAGAGATTTCTTCTCTTTCAATGTTCTTAAACTTACTACGGATCGGATCTACCTTTTCAACCTGTTTCCGCATCACAGACTTAAAAATCTCATTCAGCCTTTCCAGATTGATGTCATATTCAGAGATCAAAGCAACCGTATCTACTGCTGGCTTGAAATTCTTCACCTCAGCAGGAATGCTTTCTTTTTTATAGAATGCCTTTGCGCCATCAAGCTCCAGATCCTTCAGCTCACTTGCTGCATATTTGTACATCTTATATTCCAACAGCCTTCGAACAAGCTCGTCTCTTGGATCTTCTTCCTCTTCGTCATCTTCCGTCACTTTAGGAAGAAGCATTTTGGATTTAATACGAATCAGAGTTGCCGCCATTACGAGGAACTCACTCATAACATCCAGATCTTCCTCCTCCATATGATTCACATAATCCAGATACTGTTCTGTGATCGTTACAATCGGTATATCATAGATATTTACTTTATTCTTTTCGATCAGATGAAGGAGCAGATCAAGCGGTCCTTCAAATACGTTAAGTTTTACATCGATTGCCGACATAGTTTCTCCCTTTATCACTCACAGATACCATGTAAGTCTCTGCATCTGTTCTTTGTATGATTATATAATAATACAGACCAGTCCACCATTTCCGTCATTCACGATCTTTTCCATGGTGTCCTGTAACTTCTGCTTACTTTCTACATTCATCTTGTTTGTCTTAGTATTTAATCCATCTTCTACAAGCTGCTCGATCGATTTTCCAAATATATTAACATCCCAGATATCTTCTCCGTTTTCTCCGGTACTGGTCTTAATATACTCTACCAGATCTTCTGCTTGTTCCTTCGTACCAATGATAGGTGCGATCTCCGTTGTGATATTCGCCTTGATCATATGTACGGAGGGCGCTTCTGCTTTGATCTTAACACCATATTTGTTACCGGATTTTATAAGCTCCGGTGTCTCAAGCGTAATATCCTCTTTTTCGGGCATTACAAGCCCGTATCCGCCATTTTTTACACCTTCAAGTGCATTCATGACTCCATTGCAGAATTTCTTCTTTTCTGCCATTTCCTTTATTTCAGTTATAAAATCATATTCATTATGAATATCTGTTCCCAGCATATCGGAAAGCATCTCGTAATAATATCTGTTATAGATCGTTACCTGTACATTCAATGAACCGTCTGCCAGATTTATATTGTTATATGTATATTTTTCCACATATTCGTTTTCAGGGAACGAACAATGAACCATGTCATAGATATGCTGATTGCCATTCAGTATATCCATGGCATTCTCGATGACACTCTTTTTGATCTTGTTTTCATTTTCCGATACTTCTAACCATTTGGGAATTACAAAATTAATACATGTGATCGGAAAACTGTATAACATGGAAGTAAAGATCTCATTGATATCCTTCCTGTTCAGTTGATCGCAGTTAACCGGAAGAACAGCTACTCCATACTTTTCTACCATCAAATCTGCCAGTTCCTTTGTCTCGGCTGCACCCGGACGATTCGAATTCAATATAACAACAAAGGGTTTCCCGATTGACTTTAACTCTGCAATTGTTTTTTCCTCTGCATCGATATAACTCTCTCTGGCAAGATCGCCAAAGCTTCCATCACAGGTCACCACAATCCCGACCGTTGAATGACTGTTTATAACCTTCTTCGTTCCGATCTCTGCCGCCTTGGCAAATGGAATATCATAATCATACCATGGTGTCTTAACCATACGCTCTTTTCCATCTTCCGTCTGCCCTTCAGCTCCGTCTACCACATATCCGACACAATCGATCAGACGAACCCTCATATCAATCTCATCATCTACCCGGA is a window from the Lachnospiraceae bacterium GAM79 genome containing:
- a CDS encoding dipicolinate synthase subunit DpsA, whose product is MRQFVMIGGDMRCHYLAAYLKEQGVYVTTYKVPDCEDEYSSWPMLSETFRNDSTVEERVLLLPVPVAKDGIHINGCTELAIENIAGSLTAFDFVCGGVLPSGLTDACTAAGVPYYDYMKDDCVALKNAVATAEGAIAESFMMSDINIENSKCLVTGYGRCGRVLAQKLLRMGAEVTVTTRSVEACFKAAMGDCHTILLNQLGSDNKLDQFDFCYNTIPAPVLNRDILSKFRQNIVILDIASMPGGTDFSYLDERGIRYRHSLGIPGRYSPKTSGEILGEAVLEYLLF
- a CDS encoding D-alanyl-D-alanine carboxypeptidase, translated to MKQKIPAGFLFAWFLTAAVLLGSVIPVKALNMPVCQIPYYRTEGIRQDNNTGRTASEVKLSDNDLHALSAILLDGKNGRVLYDKAGEEVRANASTTKILTCILALEYGDPDDIVIVSSYAAKMPDVQLNIREGEEYRLKDLLYSLMLESHNDSAVAIAEYIGGSVEAFADLMNRKAIEVGCTNTHFITPNGLDAKDEYGIHGTTAEDLARIMRYCIRESPKREQFLAITRTATYSFTNVGGTRSFSCSNHNAFLNMMDGALTGKTGFTGSAGYCYVGALERDGKILIVALLGCGWPGNKTYKWADTKKLMNYGLANYQEHVITDDILQKNKIPVLSDSVYGTIKEDTETVGWECHFSETLLLRTDEQISVKYLLPEYLKCPIYAGMQAGSVVLLIGGKAFAIYSVTITENVQSESLYDFMKEYVKDYIDRNFF
- the scpB gene encoding SMC-Scp complex subunit ScpB, which codes for MTPENTEKQPVTYKEYSTEYLVSAVEAILFSIGESVSVDRLAKALEMEIKKLSKQMEEVLAIYNQSDRGIKMVELENAYQLCTRNEYYDVLTKVVCTPKKPNLTDVLLETLSIVAYKQPITRPEIEAIRGVSCAHAINKLMEYGLVDEVGRLDAPGRPILFGTTEEFLRSFGVASTEELPMISPDKIEDFKKEAQEEANEITLGLDNES
- a CDS encoding segregation/condensation protein A; translation: MSAIDVKLNVFEGPLDLLLHLIEKNKVNIYDIPIVTITEQYLDYVNHMEEEDLDVMSEFLVMAATLIRIKSKMLLPKVTEDDEEEEDPRDELVRRLLEYKMYKYAASELKDLELDGAKAFYKKESIPAEVKNFKPAVDTVALISEYDINLERLNEIFKSVMRKQVEKVDPIRSKFKNIEREEISLEAKMAEIREQVRGLAGINFRTLLEMQASRSNIIVTFLAILELMKIGAIQIRQEEIFGEIIIDSRDDIETYELNSFTVSADKEDTNESASAEEKPDTI
- the spoIVA gene encoding stage IV sporulation protein A, whose translation is MEGFNVYNDINARTNGEIYLGIVGPVRTGKSTFIKRFMEMMVLPNIKDENDREIALDEMPQSASGKTIMTTEPKFIPKEGVEIRVDDEIDMRVRLIDCVGYVVDGAEGQTEDGKERMVKTPWYDYDIPFAKAAEIGTKKVINSHSTVGIVVTCDGSFGDLARESYIDAEEKTIAELKSIGKPFVVILNSNRPGAAETKELADLMVEKYGVAVLPVNCDQLNRKDINEIFTSMLYSFPITCINFVIPKWLEVSENENKIKKSVIENAMDILNGNQHIYDMVHCSFPENEYVEKYTYNNINLADGSLNVQVTIYNRYYYEMLSDMLGTDIHNEYDFITEIKEMAEKKKFCNGVMNALEGVKNGGYGLVMPEKEDITLETPELIKSGNKYGVKIKAEAPSVHMIKANITTEIAPIIGTKEQAEDLVEYIKTSTGENGEDIWDVNIFGKSIEQLVEDGLNTKTNKMNVESKQKLQDTMEKIVNDGNGGLVCIII